From the Vicinamibacteria bacterium genome, the window TCTCGGGCACGATTTCGAAGACGAGCTCGGGAAGCATGGTGCATTGAGACAACTCCAGGAATGGGTCGCGAAGCCCCACCTGGCCGAGGCCACCTTCGGGAAGCATCCGTTCGGCCACTAATCGAGACCGACCGGGGTTGAGGGCGGTCACAATGGCCGACTCCGGGCTACTCGGTTCCACGGCGATGACCGAGGAGTCGCTGACGATCCAGCGGACGATCTGGAGCATCGGCTGCTCGGTTCCACACTCCTCGATGGCCACGGCGCGCACGGACGTCAGCTCACCGACCGCCAGTCTGGCTAGAAACGGTCTCACCGTGCGGTCGATCTCGACGTTGGTCAGGCCCGGGCAGTTGGAGCACATCACCGGAAAGATGTACCAACTCTCCTGAACCTGATTTGGCTCCGTGGGAGAAGAACTGTCCCGCACCCGGCCGCCAGAGCGCCAACGAAGGCGGCAACCCTCATCCGGCGTCGGCGGCCGATCCGGCTCATGAATGGCTCGTCGACGTCATCGCAGCCGAAAGGGCCTCGGAAACGCGCTCGAGCGCCTGGTCGAATCCTTCGGTGCACGCGCCGAAGCCGAGGCGGAAGTGATTAGGAACCCCGAAGCAATCTCCCGGGGCCAACAGCACGCCCCGCGCGGCGGCCGATTCACAAAACGGTCTTGCATCCTGCGCGTGAACGAGACGGGGGAGCCCGGTCATGCCACCCGGAGGGCGAACCCACTCGAGATGGTTGGAATGCTCGTGAAAAAAGCCATCGAGCGACGCCAGGTTGGTCTCGGAGACAGCGCGAGCCCGATCGAAGATCGCGTCCCGATTCCTGACGGCCACCTCGGCCAGAAGCTCGCCGGGAAAGTTGTTCGAGATGCTGAAATGGGCTCTCGCATTCCAGTATTGCTTGCGCCTCTCCGGGTTCCGCTCCACCACCCAGCCGGCACGAAGACCGGCGAGACTGAAGGCTTTCGAGAAGTCGCCGAGCACGGTCGCCTCGGTGAGCTCCGCGGCGGAACGCGGAGCGTCGTTTCGATTGATCGGGTGGTAGACCTCGTCCACGACGAGCTGGACCCCGCGTTTCGAGCAGAAGGCGTCGAGATGCCGGAGAGCCTCTTCCGACACGGTGGCCCCGGTGGGATTGTGGGGCGAGTTCACCAGGACGAGCTTGGTGTTCGCATCCACCAGGCGCTCGACCGCTTCCGGGTCGATCACGAAGCCCTCTTCGTGCCGAAGTCGGTAGGGTCTCACCTCGAGACCCAGAGACTCGGGAATCGTCGCCATCGGAGGAAAGCAGGGCTGCGAAATGACTACGTTGGCCCCAGGCTCCGCGGCGAGATAGAAGAGCGACAGCAGCGCTTCGGAAGCCCCAGTGACGATCTGAATCTCCTTCGCCTCGGCCCCGTACATGGAAGCGATGGCTCCACGCAAAGACTCCGCCCCCGTGCCGGGACAATACGTCAGTGGCGTGCGATAGAGCCTGTCCTTCTCGTGATCGGTCATGAGCTCGAGGAGGTCCTCGAGCCGCCACGAGGGCCCGGTGCTCGCCGCCAGGTTGTACCGTGTCGTGCTCTCGTGCCGCTCGAGCCATTCGTCGAGGAGAAACAAGGGGAGTCTCATGAAATTTCCTCCTGTACGAAGACTCTAGACCGGACGAAAGCCCCGCCGGTCATGTCACGGGACAAAGACGCGTGCCGCCGTCTACTGGGTGCCGCCCGCGGCCGCATGTCTCGAGGCAATCGCCGCGAGTCTTTCCTCGATCTCCGGCTCGGGTAAGTACCGTCCCGCGACCATGACCCCGGCGCGTTTGGCTACGTTCGCCACATCCTCGAGCGGATTGGCCTCGAGGAGGATGAGATCGGCCCGCTTGCCGACCTCGACCGATCCGATATCCCGGCCGAGGTACTCGCCTACCACCCGCGTCCCCGACCGAAGCACCTCATAAGGGGTCATCCCGACGTCCACGTACAAAGCCATTTCACGGTGGATCGAAAATCCGGGCACGCTGAAAATCTGGGGCGAGTCCGTTCCCAGCAGAATGCGCACGCCGCCTCGGTGGAGCGCGAGTAGGATGCGGCGGCGGAGCTCCGCGATCCTTCGGTGCGTCTCGAGGTCCTCACCGGCCATGGACTCGTCGACCGCCTCGACCCAGCGCGCGACCATATCGGGCGGCAGGTAGCGCACCTCGCTCCGCTCTTCCAGAAGCTCCGCCGACGGCCTGGTGGCGAAGATACCGCTCTCCCACAGAACCATCGTGGGCACGACCGAGCCATCCGCGTCACGTGTTGCCTGAACGACGCGATCCATGCGGGATTCGTCGACCAGGTCGAGGACCTTGCCGACTCCGCGCAGCCCCGGCGGCTCATCGGGCATCCGCTCCTCGGGGACGAGCGCTTGAATGAAGTTATCGAGATGGTCGATCGTCGTCTGCCCGGCTTCGAGCGCCTCGAGGAGACCGACGTGGTCGGTCACGTGTCCACCGAATGGGATGTTGAGCTCACCCGCCGTTTCGGCGATGGCAGCGTAGACCTCGGCAGACAATCCCTCGTGGACCTTCAGCAGATCGAATCCCGCTTCCTCGTACTCCTTCACCAGCCGCCTCGCGT encodes:
- a CDS encoding aminotransferase class I/II-fold pyridoxal phosphate-dependent enzyme: MRLPLFLLDEWLERHESTTRYNLAASTGPSWRLEDLLELMTDHEKDRLYRTPLTYCPGTGAESLRGAIASMYGAEAKEIQIVTGASEALLSLFYLAAEPGANVVISQPCFPPMATIPESLGLEVRPYRLRHEEGFVIDPEAVERLVDANTKLVLVNSPHNPTGATVSEEALRHLDAFCSKRGVQLVVDEVYHPINRNDAPRSAAELTEATVLGDFSKAFSLAGLRAGWVVERNPERRKQYWNARAHFSISNNFPGELLAEVAVRNRDAIFDRARAVSETNLASLDGFFHEHSNHLEWVRPPGGMTGLPRLVHAQDARPFCESAAARGVLLAPGDCFGVPNHFRLGFGACTEGFDQALERVSEALSAAMTSTSHS
- a CDS encoding amidohydrolase family protein — its product is MSRIFLLAWLLVCLSACAEVEAPSVVDDARATAFVDVNVVPMDSERVLEGQTVIVRDGRIDALGASGEIGVPAGAERIEGSGRYLMPGLAEMHGHLPSPNMPQQVTEDVLFLYVANGVTTVRGMQGNPSQLELRERIEAGELIGPMLVLGSPSMAGDRVETVEDARRLVKEYEEAGFDLLKVHEGLSAEVYAAIAETAGELNIPFGGHVTDHVGLLEALEAGQTTIDHLDNFIQALVPEERMPDEPPGLRGVGKVLDLVDESRMDRVVQATRDADGSVVPTMVLWESGIFATRPSAELLEERSEVRYLPPDMVARWVEAVDESMAGEDLETHRRIAELRRRILLALHRGGVRILLGTDSPQIFSVPGFSIHREMALYVDVGMTPYEVLRSGTRVVGEYLGRDIGSVEVGKRADLILLEANPLEDVANVAKRAGVMVAGRYLPEPEIEERLAAIASRHAAAGGTQ